The sequence aatatatataataatttcaaattcactACATCTAATTCAACATACCACTTTATTACTTGTAAACATTTGCATGATTTCTGAATCGGTCAGGTAAGGAGTTTCACTGGAATTGTCGCATATCATGGATACAGccttttttgttaaaattggtTGAAGTCGCTTTAATAGTTGCAGTACAGAatctacattttctttcattacaCAATTAACTCCAGGCGCTTCAAGGTCAGCTCCAACAAAGCATAGTGGTATGTTGCTgtctataaattgaaatatatgtaatccaattgatatttcaaaattttgtaattCACGTTATATATTCTCAAATTTGTATGTTTATCTTGTATacgagaaagaaaattatttaatagccTCAACCATATAACAGAAAATAGGATAAAATCACTGTATAAtgggaaaggaaagaaaatatcaaaattaatacatcgttaatacttattattttattaaacacgataaaaaaatcaatacatatTTCAAATAGGATCTTGCAAGAACGATTacacatttcaattttaaagaagtttgtataagaaaaaatatataaaatacgataaactttgaaataattttatatatatatattgtgtacTTTTTTTCTAACACCTAATAAGTTTAATACAATAGCATGCAATGCAGTAAACATACATCATGCAATGAGTTAATGAAGTACGAAGTATAAAAAATTTAGATCTTTAAGGACATCTTAATTggtttcaatttataaattttgcTTTTAGAAACTCTAATTATCATAGAATATGACTTTATctgaacatatttattttttatagaacAAAAGACCCAAACTCATGATACACACTATATGTATTCCAATGtatttactgttattattaacttatttaataaagaaactttCCCACAAACTAATGGTTAAAATATATCATGTTTGTCGTtatagtttttcaaatatttctctatgaattttatttaaacaatactaCGGTTCTGAATACCTACCCGTTGCAAGCGAGGGAAAAGTTTCTGATTTTCCACCGAGTCCCATGTATATAACTGCAAGTATTCCAAAAAATAAACCAAGTACCACAACCAAGATTACAGACACCATGTTCTGATTGTTGCGTATGTCTTCCCTGCCTATGATCGATGGCTTAAATGTTCTACCCATTGTTTCTCGAGGTCTATCAATAGATGTTGTTGTATGCCTTGAACccaacaattattatatttacaacactgtactttatatgtatatgtatacattgGTCTTACAACATTTCATAAGTACCTTGGACTTGTAGTCGAATACAGTGATCTTGAAGAAGAAAAATGACCATTCGAATCTTTTTCTTTCAACTCTGGTACATTAGATGTATGGCGCGAAGTTGGATCTAAACAGTGATACGTAcaacaataaatatatgtataaaacattaacacattttcttcttatttaatgaaacttacTTTTTGAACTGGACAAAGTAGAGGATGGTAGATATATAGATGAGCGTGAACTGAGTCTTCTGGTAAATTCAGATAAATATGGAGTTTCATAATTTGCCAAAAGATCTCTTTGATTTGAGCTGTCCCTTGTGCAAACATCTTCCTTTGAAGATTGCATCGGAGATATACTTGGAACAAAAACTGATTCATTATATGTATTATCTTTTATAGTATGTACAGATCTTGCTTTTGAATCATATGATTTTGTAGCTGGTTCTTGATCAAATGTGCTGTGTTCGTATGTTCTAGAGTCAGGGGATTTACAGAAATTGGGTAAATATTCAAATGGAGAATATCTCCTGCTTACTTCTTCTACAACATCTGAATCTGAACCTGTTTCTAAACCATCTGTAATACCCGATGTCTTTTTAgtctttacatattttttttgtgTAGTTTTTGATACTACATGTGTAGTGAAGATAGATGAATTATCGCAATCAGGTGCTATGGGATCCTTAAATTCTGGATGTATTGCTTTTTCTTTGACTGAACTTTTTGATATGTTTGTATCTGGAGATGGTATTGCTGATGGTGGAGGCATTGGATTTGCCAAAGTTTGTCGTCTGGCATTAACAgttgcttttttcttttttgcggCTGTTGAACTTGAGTCATCATCTGTATCCTCACTGCTATAtctaatatatgaaaaatttaacaacataaacataataaataaatttatgaacaTAAGACTTATTAAAACAAACATTATTATGAATAAGATTAGATGTCATAAAACTGAATCAGTCCTTTAGACGAGAAGTGTCTAACTGCTTTTCCTTTTGCAATTGACTCTAGTTCGGTTTTCCACTAATTCTACCACAGAGACTGCACAAAGTCCTACTCTTAGTTAATCGATCCTCTCACTATGAACAACTCTAGTAATGTTTGTTACAAAGAATTCTATATATGAGTATTTAAATCGGTTATTAGTTTGCTCATAGTAGTGTTCGTACAGCCACTgaaggagaaaagaaaaatagttaTAGAGAGGGCTTTtcgaaacgaggaaaaaaagtCTTGTTAATTGCGAGCCGACAGTTAGACACCTTTGCTTTAGATAATGaaacttcaacaaatttcatataaatacaaattattcaagaattggGAAAATATGTACTAAATTACCTGGCAGCTAATGAATGCCGCGAACCTGAACCTCCGCGCGCTTCAATAagactttttaattttttcacaaGAATTTTTCTAGTGGTTTGTGTTACAGGGCCCACCGGAAACCCATATTCCATCAGTTTACTGCGTAACTCTGAATCACTCAGTGTGTCCACCGACATTTTGTttacagaagaaaaaaaattcttcTCTGGAAAGAACCCGGTAAAAACGTTCCCTCGTGGACTATCCTCCCCGCTAAGCACTCTCCTGAAGCGTGATCAAAATTTTGCCAAGCGTTCTTGCTGAACGTAAAATTCACAACACCATCGGTGTCCACGCGTGCCACCTTTCACGACGTTATAAACAGTTCGCGTAACACTTCAACGCTTTGAAAAATAATCTTGGTTAGAACTAAAAAAAATGGCGCAATTTTCTAACGGTCGCGGTCGCGCGCATACTCATCCATACCATTTCACGCCACTCAACCCTGTCATCCATAGTCATGGAACAGGGTTAACCGAGATAATCCAACCGGTCCATGGAGTACGAATCACCCTGCTTCCAATTTTTTTCTCCAACTTttcgtttcaaaaatatatttccttgaACATATATTTCTTAATGATATACATGTTCCTTAAATAAACGGACGTTACATTTATGGTTTTgagaaaagaaatatcaaagcCGTTAAATAAAGCGAAATTTACAACGAGTTACACATCATTGATTTGTGATTTTTGGAACAGCATTTTGGAATGTGCTTGGGCAATGTCAATGCTCATGCGCTAATTATAGAACGCACATGCAATCGAATTATGCGTAGCCTTTAttcttaaaaagaaatgaacTAATGCTacaaataaagaaattgttacGAACCCTTATTTGTCGTTAATTATTCTTATATGATTAATCACTAGTTTTATGACAGAACGtctttgttaaaatatattgaaagcGCTTTAtaaatacgtataaaaatatttcgctttaaagtaaaaaataatggaTTATTCATCAAGtatctttattttcaatctCCTCCTTccttattattttgttaacataatttatatagtaatacaaGTAAAATCTTTCTGTAAATATTTGATAAGGTTTTTACAATTTAGAAagcaattacattaaaatatttctatgcttattttataaatttcaatcatttaaatGCACTTTTCTCAATTAGTATATTAAATacgtttcgagtgcaaatgtATTAGTGTTTTtgcttaattttaattatactaatttcaaatgttaatgTTGTATgtcttttcattttgtttattattcaatattttaaaacccTTCACAggattatgtatttataattatttaacacattttttataaaaatagtaatagaATTATTGTACCATTCATTAGATTTTTTATAATGTTCAGTATCTTAGTAAATACATTCCATttcttatattacaataatctGGTAAATTTTCAGTTCGACCAAGAGCTATAACAGCTGGattttgattataaatatatttgatagaGACTTCTCTGAGTTTATCAGctgttattttctataatattcatagaatttatgtactttttaaatattaaatataaacttattattaaaattaatttttacctcATATTctataattctttcatgaattggTATGTAATGTCCATGTCTTAAAAGAGTTTTTACAATGTCAAGAAAATGAATTACAGGAtcatttaataacaataattctttTGTCTTGCATTGATTCACAGCACGTAATACTTCTTTTTGAGTTACTGTTGTACACAATCTCATCCATTCCTTTTGTAGAACTTTAGTCATTGTCTAcatgaacattttattaataaaaatcattaccAAAAAGATACATTTTGCATATTTATAGCATACCATAAGACTTAATTTGTTGCAGACAAAATAACATCCCCAAATACTAGTAGACTGTGCCCAATTTTGAAAAAACGATTTATACATATGACATAAGTCTGTATTGTATGCGCAATGTGCAATATATGGTGCATTATGTTGTGCTCCACCTAAATGTAAAtgcataattattaaataattcttattatacaatttttattaagaaaaaggcGATATCCACTTACTACATTTCCTATCCCAATAACCTACAATTTCTTTAGCAACAGCGAGTGCATAATTATCCGCACATTGTTTAGAACTTGGTCCTTCTATTCCTATTGCTACATACCCCAATTCATCGTCATCATCTCTAAATCGTAATTCAGCTCctacaacaatatatttaaataccattTGAAAGATAAAATTTCTTTCACTCTTATTTACCTGAAAATCGATATTCAATTTCTGTGCAAAAAGATTGAATAGTATTACAATCTCCTTTTTCACACATGAAACTTCTACAAACAATTCTTTCTAATTCTTGTAGACAAATAGGTCCAACACTGACTATTGTCATGAAACAGGGTTTGAATAAACGACTTTGAAATTCAGTTAATCTTCCTTTACAAAATGTTCTGAAGATTCAACATTACGATTaccaaataaacataaataatgtttatcaaatagatttttataattatatttttgttattcatTACTCTTGGTACTTACTTTATTATATCAGTTTCAGGATATATACTGCTTGCAAGGTCAGTATCCTGATATGCAATAGTTGGTAAATAATCCATTACAACTCGTTCTTTGTCTAACTCCATTTTAGAAAGCTCGTGcagaattatacatttttctcttGTGATATCTTGATCACCTGAGATATTagtaacatattataatatgtacaaaataaagtttacatagagattttaatttaaaatgtcattattcaaCTTACATATAACATTATTCATGGTCACATCTGCAAATAAGTCAATAAGTTTAATTGTTTTGTTTGAAGGCACTGTTCCATAAAAGAGGAACATATCTCTTGAAGCAACAGTAGTGATCTTGGCACCAATTTCTTCTACTGCTTTTGtcaattcttctttgcttttgTGCATTGTTCTCTATGTTAAgtgtaaatatttctgtatttataaatacaattactcgcaactaatataaaatgtttattttacaagatgcagaaatgataaaaataatttttaaaaattagcaTTCTAATtatgtatattgaaaatttgattcttATTATACATTCATCCTTACCCTGAAAAGTAAATGTTCTAAGAATAATGCACTGCCACGTTCTTCAGGCATTTCATGCATTGAACCTGCTGGGAAGTAACATCCCAGGGTGGTGGTGTAAGAGCTTTTACTTTCGCATACAAGACGTATACCATTACTCAAAATACAAGATTCTATTGCACTTTCTGTGTTCAGATACGTATCTAAACCTGTAGTCATTTTTCTATGAGTATTCTCATGGTTTTGAattgttttgtaataattattcaagataGAAATGTATCCctttaaaaaagaaagttaatatgatattatcttcattttactaatattttaaatcagCTTAGGAAAATTAATGTAGCTCCTACTCTCTTAACACTGTATTTTAAGATCATGTTGATTTGTGTGTgacacaaatatttcaaaaccaTTACTATTTTTTggtatatatgtaattatacatTTGGTAAATAACCCAAGTTATCTTCACTAGATgcaatataaaaactacatatatatatatatatactttcttTATGCGTAACAGTTGAAGGTGGAAATGTAACTTTTGTTCTGTTTATGGTATATTATTGCAGTAGTTGTGGATAGATATTGtagacaaaataattttttttaataaagacgGACATAGATATTTAATGAAGTGgaagttttattataattcattgttgtcattaacaatatgaaaatgtatcGGAATGATTTTCTGTAgcacaataattaataaaacaatattataatgaGACTCATTTCTATGTTGCTGTGAGTTGATTTCTGCATAAAAGTAAGTAGCAAAAAATATGCTTTTTATAAGTTATGTTAatgaatagatttttatagaatttatgtgAACTTACATTAATATCTGAACTACTGAATTAACAACCGTTTCAAACATCGTTATcatgtacatatttttttaacttcatattcttattttattaactacatttaaatatattaaaaataagtcTTTTAGGttgaaatcgaaaaataagaACATATTTTGTGATATCCATagtttgtttttctttcgattattatcaatgttttttATCACTAACCCCTGTCCTTCAAATAATGTATCTGCATTTCTACATTTTCGTTtcgataatgaaatttcattatcattagCACAAAGAGATCTAATATTGTGTTACGTTAATAAGTATCgacgtaaaatttaatatgttattCAATTGCACacaaatacatatttacaatACTATGTAAGTAGATtacttgtaaataaatacattgaatACAGTTCACACAAAAACTgtaaacttaaaatattaacttgaaatattcttctataattCGTATTTCTCTTTACATCTACTATTTTGTGAAAgtaaaaaactatttacttcTAATTCTTCTGTTTGTTCATTTTtcgcgaaaaataaatttatttaacctgTAGCAGTATCGTATTATCAAAGCCTTCAACTTGACTTTATCTTAAATGTTGTTTGCCAATATTCACACACGCATTAGACATATACTTAAATCATGCTACATTCGCGATTCATGCAATTCTTTATAACTACATTTCACCGAacgaagatattattttaacatttgcTTTCTGAGATTTGAAAGCTTCAACACCTTGTCTTGTAACAGAAGTACCAGTTACATCCAGATACTCGAGACTGGATGCATTTAAAGCCAAGTGTACGAGGCTCGAATTTGTAACATGTGGataatttctaaaatgtttGAAGAAGTGTCATTGCTTTTCctttatcaataaattaattttttatttaatactatcaTACCTAACAACCAATGTTTTCAAATGTGGATTGTTAAACACTCGCTTGTCCTCTTCAACAACTATTACACCTTCTGCCGAGTTGTTGATTATCCTACGATCGCACGTATCACTTCCAAGAGTGCAAATTGCTCGATCTGTTATTAAGCAACgtccaaatgaataatttacccATCGAAATCCATCTTCAGCCcaaaactgaaatgaaaaaaaatagatATGAAAGAATAAAGTGATATAAAACATTCTGTATATTGTCAATGTGTCAACCTGTGCAACATGTGCATCTTCGTATACAGGTGGATTCAACAAAGCCTCTCTGACCAAAGGTCGTGGTTCTTGATCTACTGATTCTGTGTTTCCTAAACTAGAAGGGCGTTCTAGATACAAATGAGTTAAAGTTTTAGTACAATTAAAGCAACCAACTTCGCTATCACCAAGTGCTGTATCTCGTAAATCCAGaatctaaaatatgaaaatacagtTATTCGAATATTGTGATATGGtaaaaatgtttagaaatataaaacatgAAGCACATACCTCCAGTGTTTTAAATCCAAATCTTGTTGCTAAACTAGTATAAGCAACACATTCACCCAAACGGTGACATGAATTTAATCGTAATTCTTTTAACTTTGGCATTTTACTGATAACCAAGAGTGAATGTGGAGTAAACCATTGACAGTTGCTTAAAATCAAACACTGTAAAAAGTATgcattaaaaatcataaaataccACTtactgaatatatatatatataatatatgttcatatatatatttatgtatttatatgtgttatgtgtttatatatgtttattaacaaAAGATTCAGAAAATACAAAATCATGAAAATGGAATGGATTAAAAACATAAGTAAATACTTATGtaatatacttttctttttatgttcATGGAGTGTTATTACTGATTGCAGATTTGGAAAAAAGTCATTTAAAAGTAAACCTACCAAATGAGCATTAAGTGCAAGTACTTCTCAATTTTCAATTAGTATAAGTAGTTGTTCTGTaatttatagagttttccaTGTATAACCAAGTATAAAAACAGAATGATATAAACCAAgagcaataaaatatataagtaaagtaaaaaatactttaaaaaacatgcgattataaagtaaaatttcttACTGTCAGATTAGGCATATGgaagttcattttaaagaaatatgattTATTACTACGCAAACAATTCATCTTACAACCTTTCAACGAAAGTTTCGCAATGGTGCgtggaaaatctgtaatttgaaTCTACAAACACATAGAATACAATTTATTAGATTTCATTTATGTTAGACCAATTATACAGTTAAACTTACCTTATCTccattaatataataatcttcaataattaattctttaagtTGAGTGcatacagttttaatagaattgaaGAAACTAGGACTAAGACCATCATCTTCTTCAGTATACGGACTACTACGAATTGCAAGAGTTGTTGTCATAGGTTGAAGGAATTTTatgtattcttttaaaaaatcatttaattgtatAGGCAGTGCACGAAAATCTACTCTTCTCCACAGTGTTTTATCTTGTGCCACTTGTCCTAATCTTTGACAACatctaataatatattgattatattaaatatgtattttttatattttacttataaaaaGGATATATTTCcattcatttttcaaacttaCAAGCTTATTGCCATAAGATCTTGAGgacttaaatattgaaaaatatttaatagaacgTCGTCTGAGAAATCTAATATATGTGGATACAATATTGCTTCATCTATTTCAGCATTTTCTTCAAGTCTAATACGTTTCATATCATCGTCACTGCTTGAGGGTTTTGGAGATAAAGATCTGCtacgtttcattttcatttttttcttacaCCTGCACAGTATAAATGATATTCtcattaattgtaataaaatactttGTCACTGTTAAATCATTAAACTTTCTATACgctaatgtttcattttatacatttataagtgcacgagaaaataatctaataatttatgAACATAAAGACTTTCATGCTTTTGCACAGTCATCTTGAGACATTtaatttctatgtattttagtaaaaataatttacaaatgtatatatgtacatataacaaattaaacgattagATATCGGAGACACTTGTTTTTTCAGTAGCTTCAATTCTTCTTGCATCTTTTTTCAATCACTTCTAACCCactgaaaatattctgttttcaaATCGAAACTGACAGGAAAGCACAAAGATTGAGAGAATGTTTTGTTCACAAAACAGTCTAATTCTGACTGCTGAATAAGCTCTGTTTCTTTGGCTGAAACCCAGAAATAGTGATAAAATTTCTGCCAACCATATGACACAGTTAACAATTATCCTAAACAATTTTCCAgagttttatgattttataaacaaaagttAAACTTTGAATACATtcactatttttttttaatttaaaaaaaatacgaaaataattctattcaaatttttgttttgtcaAAAAAtcccatttttatattttaaataaataaaagtatcaaacaatatactaaaatttttaatgaataattcattcttaaatgaaaagtaattttagaaaaaatataatattaatccaaTAAGTATTtgtcaaaattttttaaatgatccaACGATATAGTTGCAAAACATAAAAtgtgttataaaattttaatctgcaacattaatttttgtaaataaacacGATGTCTATTATTAGATCGTTaacatttattctattattgacAAAAATCAACAAGTAACAACATAACCTTAAGATGAAATGCTGTCACTACATATCTATGACGCGTACctgtattttatctttttttaatatttcaattgtgtattattatatttgctgAAATGTTGTTTCAAAGATTGCTTTCTTTAACATAATGTAGTTAATATATCAgactttctataaaaatagatataaaCCACGATCTCGTATGCTTTTGGGATCAACTTAATAACTCACTATAAACTTGacttatttttactttaaagattttatttgagaaaagaatatttatttgaaaaaaaaatattcattttaaaataaagaatgtattcaactttctgaaaaatatgaatataaataattttataattctgtgaATAAATTGtgcatataaaatatactttcaaaacaatattttatctaattaacatttcttttaaaattgaattaatatttttacacgctattatcattttttaaatatatttctaatataaatttaatattttttctgtgatataataatgaataataatgtttattatttaacatattaaacattatttaatggTAAGGAATTAAGattatgtacaaatatttttaaccattttttaaaataaattttttataactgttttagtaatattttgtattcatctATATTTGAAGATGTAATTTGAAACATTGtggtataagaaaataaaattttaacataCTTAGAATATCTGCATATGTTTTATGAATACAAAGCAGATCATTAAAATAACTGATAGTTTTTAAAAGGGATACTGAATTTTTGTAGATGtatattttttagtatatatttaatatattgttaagttaaataaaattttacaatacatATCAATGAAGTATACATATgggaaaatctaaataaaaaatatattattattctttaatttattatattatatttaaatatagcaTTGATTTAGTGATATATACAATTAAagggataaaatgaaaaataaaaattttgaaattacttaGATCTGAGCAttggtttaatataatttagctACAAGTTGTACATAGCAGGGGGCTACTAAAAAGTATGACATTTGCACagctttaaatataaatctttaaaataattatctttcatGGATTTCATGATTAGGCACGAAGTACACAAGTAATAAAAGCACTGTATCTTtggatttaatatttactttacaaGACTTCAATATCAGTATTGGCATTCTCATGCTTTGCAGAAAATACCATTTCCTTAGGAACAGCGCACTAACAGTTTTTCGTCTTACTCACTGGACCATgttatgtacagttttattactataAATCTATGTACTTCCAACGTACACCTAACACTAGGTGATATAGAAACACAGTCTTAAATTCATTACTTCtgtttcaatatatatatatatattatatatatatattacaagactttatgataaaataaagtctgaccagtaattaaaataaattttttgtacTATGGAAAGTTTTCTTACACCTTAAAATGTTTACTCTgcagaaacaaaattttgttactaTGTGTTCAATAACAAGTGTTTGCATTACAGTTGAACAAAAGTGTTGTATTTATTTCAGTGTACAATATGTACCATTGTGCACTGTAGTGTACAACATAAAATTGTGCTATCTATACTTGGTATTTATTTCAACTATGTAATATGGAATATGTTGAAGATggtgtatataaattaaataattcaataaacaacAGACATTTTGTAGTACACTATAAATCTTTTGAACTATTCATATTGtgctgaaatataaaaattaatatgtgtatagataataattttatatggtacaCTGGGAACTATTTTTTTGAAGATATAGTTGCCCCCTGTTCTCTTAATCTTGTTATATGAAAAAGTTCGGTAGAAAGAAAGTATAAAGTAATTAGAAATATGGtctaattacatattaatgcaATTGAATTGATTACCAcccaataaatacaaattttcttaatttttttcaattttggtCAATATATACTTTAAATGTAAGGAATTTTTGACAATTATAGTTCCACATACACTTACATTTActgacaaaaattagaaaacaatataattatagaaaaacaaTTACTTATTGTTTTACTTTTAAGGTTCATGTGTTGGAAATAAAAATGATCTGAATAAATAACACATAATATATTAACAGAATACTAGTATTTCTTGGAATCCACctgtataaacaatataatttaggTGAGAACACAAAGTAAAGTGAAATGTTTTTGACAAAACATAAGAAACgtatcttaaatatttaaaataattttagttcTGTTAATGCATActaaataaacttaaataaataatttgttttttaatttttatcagtAAGTGTATTTCCAAACTTCATTGTATGGCACACTCTCACTTGTCAGAAAATGACTCATTGTACAGATTATAAAGTACTATGCaatatacacacacacgcacacacacatataaatatgtatatataatatatatatatgtgtgtgtatatagtATGCGCACTtaatcgaagtcttaaatatagTGGAGTTAATCAGGCTAGGCCTTGCCTGATTGATACTTTACGTTTATAACTCTATTCAGTATTATTCATCcaatttatacataatataaatttctttggTCTTAgatgttgttttatattctaCGTTTACATACAAATCATATATTCTAAAATACTTTGTAAAGTGGTCATAGATTGTTACAATCACCGgtcgaaaataaaatcattcattaaatttaataattagttaACTGTCTACTACGTATAGATATAAAGATATTGCacaaagcaaaataaaatataatattttatacatcaaatacaattattgattattataaataaattcgattattaattttctttagcgatattgataaaaatatataacaaatatttttctaatgtgattaaacataattaaaatttacaaaaaattgtaattgttctcaatatattattataactttattaataaacaaaaattaattatatattagttcaatatttttatgtttgaagCTAATAGAGCATGAAACGTAAATGTACTCAGGTATTGAAACAACCTTATGACTATCTACGtacattaaaatttttgcaGCACAcacttattttaaatattaaataatagtgtgcatttatataaaacatagcATACGTTTTGTAAGTGTAATACTTTACTGGgaaaatatatgtacaatatGTTTCACTTTAAGCTTTAAAGATACCAAAGTTAttactttgaaattaaataaattatgaattgtgAAAATAACAGTATTCGAATTCATGTGATAGATTATTAAAGTACAAAAAATTCATGTTCAAGTAAAAGCTTATtcgattaagaaaatatttaggcGTGTCGTAAAATTTCCCTTGCTTAGACAACAACGATCTTG comes from Nomia melanderi isolate GNS246 chromosome 7, iyNomMela1, whole genome shotgun sequence and encodes:
- the MAN1 gene encoding LEM domain-containing inner nuclear membrane protein MAN1; its protein translation is MSVDTLSDSELRSKLMEYGFPVGPVTQTTRKILVKKLKSLIEARGGSGSRHSLAARYSSEDTDDDSSSTAAKKKKATVNARRQTLANPMPPPSAIPSPDTNISKSSVKEKAIHPEFKDPIAPDCDNSSIFTTHVVSKTTQKKYVKTKKTSGITDGLETGSDSDVVEEVSRRYSPFEYLPNFCKSPDSRTYEHSTFDQEPATKSYDSKARSVHTIKDNTYNESVFVPSISPMQSSKEDVCTRDSSNQRDLLANYETPYLSEFTRRLSSRSSIYLPSSTLSSSKNPTSRHTSNVPELKEKDSNGHFSSSRSLYSTTSPRHTTTSIDRPRETMGRTFKPSIIGREDIRNNQNMVSVILVVVLGLFFGILAVIYMGLGGKSETFPSLATDSNIPLCFVGADLEAPGVNCVMKENVDSVLQLLKRLQPILTKKAVSMICDNSSETPYLTDSEIMQMFTSNKVKSLEVKEDLQNAQLLVIKNPKWGISLIDISDDNGVPGEVLDSLEKLFSTRLNGKVGMVIANPELPMQCLIKNKLFTIFSSLLIVSLGLLAAIGLQKLFVWYIKYKKSTEREVFKLVSEIINMVEMHHQNAGVASPGGTQESFLAISHVRDNLIPPKDRKRMASLWEKAVKFLDENESRIRREVQQVAGEEFHVWRWLPNNNLNKSNTQNFVPNKKSKVWQGQAFETMEGSVNSLTCSPTPCLKIRHMFDVDVEFEDDWETKVQDAVLEKCGEGVKILHIRVDRGSREGCVYMKCMSQEDAGKAYRALHGCWFDGHLVTVKYLRLERYYERFPDARHCTIPLKPSNNQRLSMQADY
- the LOC116424183 gene encoding mitochondrial-processing peptidase subunit beta; this translates as MVLKYLCHTQINMILKYSVKRGYISILNNYYKTIQNHENTHRKMTTGLDTYLNTESAIESCILSNGIRLVCESKSSYTTTLGCYFPAGSMHEMPEERGSALFLEHLLFRRTMHKSKEELTKAVEEIGAKITTVASRDMFLFYGTVPSNKTIKLIDLFADVTMNNVICDQDITREKCIILHELSKMELDKERVVMDYLPTIAYQDTDLASSIYPETDIIKTFCKGRLTEFQSRLFKPCFMTIVSVGPICLQELERIVCRSFMCEKGDCNTIQSFCTEIEYRFSGAELRFRDDDDELGYVAIGIEGPSSKQCADNYALAVAKEIVGYWDRKCSGAQHNAPYIAHCAYNTDLCHMYKSFFQNWAQSTSIWGCYFVCNKLSLMTMTKVLQKEWMRLCTTVTQKEVLRAVNQCKTKELLLLNDPVIHFLDIVKTLLRHGHYIPIHERIIEYEKITADKLREVSIKYIYNQNPAVIALGRTENLPDYCNIRNGMYLLRY